In Syntrophobacterales bacterium, a genomic segment contains:
- a CDS encoding IS701 family transposase encodes MIPENRVENGSFPIPKLFIDKEDITLFMEDFKGFHAHFADCFSREEPRENFYQYMAGQMSQLERKSIEPIALNVESAKVRAMQHFVSDIVWEEERILSRYHGLVFDDLGDAEGVLIIDESGFVKKGNDSVGVSRQYCGNVGKVENCQVGVYAAYASRHGYGFLDNRLFIPEKWFGSDYAERREKCRLPAEISFKTKPQLAVEMLEKIVGEGVIPFRYVVADSIYGNSPEFLEAVEKIPGVSFLVALPHDTLCWLQNPATMEKSYRYGGEKRTKRILVETEKKPITFDKIAKGTNDYFWYRRTVSEGTKGPVSYEFMKRRIVLCKDAQPYRTVWLIVRRTLGEGAVYSYFISNANRSAHLNNFVWLSGVRWAIEQCFEEAKSDLGMDHYEVRKFPGWRHHMLTCMLAHFFLWHMRIRWGKKSTSYYAVAA; translated from the coding sequence ATGATACCGGAAAATCGTGTTGAGAATGGTAGCTTTCCCATCCCGAAACTGTTTATTGACAAAGAGGATATTACCCTTTTTATGGAGGACTTCAAGGGATTTCACGCCCATTTTGCCGATTGTTTTTCCCGTGAGGAACCGCGGGAAAACTTTTATCAGTACATGGCAGGCCAGATGAGCCAACTGGAGAGAAAATCCATCGAGCCGATCGCCCTGAACGTGGAGAGCGCCAAGGTTCGGGCCATGCAGCACTTTGTTAGCGATATCGTCTGGGAGGAGGAGCGGATTCTTTCCAGATACCACGGTCTGGTGTTCGATGATCTTGGCGATGCCGAGGGGGTGCTGATTATCGACGAATCGGGCTTTGTGAAGAAGGGGAATGATTCCGTCGGAGTTTCCCGGCAGTACTGCGGCAATGTCGGAAAAGTGGAGAACTGCCAGGTAGGGGTCTATGCGGCTTATGCTTCGCGCCACGGCTACGGTTTCCTGGACAACCGACTGTTCATTCCGGAGAAGTGGTTCGGCTCGGATTACGCCGAGCGCCGGGAGAAGTGCAGACTTCCTGCCGAGATTTCTTTCAAGACGAAACCACAGTTGGCTGTGGAGATGCTCGAGAAGATTGTTGGCGAGGGGGTGATTCCTTTCCGATATGTGGTAGCGGATTCGATTTACGGGAACAGCCCGGAGTTTCTGGAGGCGGTAGAAAAGATTCCTGGAGTGTCGTTCCTTGTCGCCCTTCCCCATGACACCCTCTGCTGGCTGCAAAACCCGGCCACGATGGAGAAGTCCTACCGGTATGGCGGGGAGAAGAGGACGAAACGGATCCTTGTTGAAACTGAGAAGAAGCCTATCACTTTTGATAAGATCGCCAAGGGGACGAACGACTACTTCTGGTATCGCAGGACGGTTTCCGAAGGGACGAAGGGGCCAGTGTCCTATGAGTTTATGAAGCGCCGGATTGTTCTTTGTAAAGACGCGCAGCCCTACCGGACGGTTTGGCTTATCGTTCGCAGGACTCTTGGAGAAGGTGCCGTTTATTCCTACTTCATCTCGAACGCAAACAGATCCGCCCACTTGAATAACTTCGTCTGGCTCTCGGGAGTTCGCTGGGCCATCGAGCAGTGCTTTGAGGAGGCCAAATCCGATCTCGGGATGGATCACTACGAGGTGAGGAAGTTTCCCGGGTGGCGACACCATATGTTGACCTGCATGCTGGCTCATTTTTTCCTCTGGCACATGAGAATCCGGTGGGGGAAAAAAAGCACCAGCTATTACGCTGTCGCAGCTTAG
- a CDS encoding pyridoxamine 5'-phosphate oxidase family protein, whose product MRRADKEITERQLIDSIIHQSLACRIALCDGKMPYVIPMSFGYDGKNIYLHSAKEGRKIEILKGNPLVCFEFETDCEVIPTPRACSFTMRYKSVIGYGTACFIDDIEERSAALRTIISQYTDKIVVLSENDLAKITIIRIDCVSGFLTSSRKPYSRMISRAVIAKRLSSPNSFIGDLIFRGF is encoded by the coding sequence ATGAGAAGAGCGGACAAGGAAATAACAGAGCGGCAGCTGATTGATTCCATTATCCACCAATCCCTCGCCTGCCGGATAGCCCTGTGCGACGGCAAGATGCCCTATGTCATCCCCATGTCATTTGGCTATGACGGGAAAAACATCTACCTGCACAGTGCCAAAGAAGGAAGAAAAATCGAGATACTCAAGGGCAATCCCCTTGTTTGCTTTGAGTTTGAAACGGACTGCGAGGTTATCCCCACTCCCCGGGCCTGTTCGTTCACCATGCGCTACAAAAGCGTGATCGGCTACGGAACTGCTTGTTTTATCGATGATATTGAAGAGAGAAGCGCGGCGCTCCGGACAATCATCAGTCAATATACGGACAAAATCGTTGTCTTGAGTGAGAATGATCTGGCAAAAATAACAATTATAAGGATTGATTGCGTGAGCGGTTTTCTGACATCCTCAAGGAAGCCCTATTCAAGAATGATATCAAGAGCGGTAATTGCAAAACGTCTGTCATCCCCGAATTCTTTTATCGGGGATCTGATTTTTCGAGGCTTTTAA
- a CDS encoding PilZ domain-containing protein: MEKSRTAIRPGMPIDVVEQDRHMKSIAYDVIDRRIIIAQTAPPLTKYNLNREITLTFILKQGGTPFRYGSQARVTDFIPNYKLASTEVMAVGLERTTNPEICNLRMDFRVHSPADSNFAIEMEGRKLGIIDVSSGGFRFSYRGDDLPGINEDVEMTMIIDSDSLRLKANVLRITTPLPHDRSLRHVCVKFVGSSREYERHLMKKIIEIQRKLLNEGKLP, translated from the coding sequence ATGGAAAAAAGCAGGACGGCAATCAGACCAGGGATGCCCATCGATGTGGTGGAGCAGGACAGACACATGAAGTCCATCGCCTATGACGTAATAGACCGCCGGATCATTATTGCCCAAACCGCCCCTCCGCTTACCAAATATAATTTAAACCGGGAAATAACGCTAACCTTTATTCTCAAGCAAGGGGGAACCCCCTTTCGTTATGGTTCGCAGGCCAGGGTAACCGATTTTATCCCCAATTACAAGCTGGCTTCCACCGAGGTTATGGCCGTCGGTCTTGAACGTACAACCAACCCGGAAATATGCAACCTGCGAATGGATTTTCGCGTCCATTCCCCCGCCGACAGCAATTTCGCCATTGAAATGGAAGGCAGAAAACTCGGCATCATCGATGTTTCCTCCGGCGGATTTCGGTTCAGCTATCGGGGCGATGATTTACCGGGGATCAATGAAGATGTTGAAATGACCATGATTATAGATAGCGATTCTTTACGGCTGAAGGCAAATGTTTTGCGGATAACGACGCCCCTGCCTCATGACCGCAGCCTGCGCCATGTTTGTGTAAAATTTGTCGGCAGCAGCAGGGAGTATGAACGGCATCTAATGAAGAAAATAATAGAAATTCAGCGGAAACTGTTAAATGAAGGAAAACTTCCTTAG
- a CDS encoding carbohydrate kinase family protein, whose product MNIIVSGSLAYDRIMSFPGHFSDHILPDKIHVLNVCFQVNGMKEKYGGTAGNIAYSLGLMGEKPIISATIGQDYARYFAWLARNGISTEAIKIIEEEFTAGAYITTDLADNQITGFNPGAMQHPAGMNFEGMKAEETIVIVSPGNMDDMINYPTACKQKGISYIFDPGQSLPVWDANELLRAISGCKILIVNDYELELIVNKTGMKQKDLLELAGAIITTLGEAGSRISTKEGDISIAPAKTRRVTDPTGAGDSYRGGLISGLVRGLELEQSAKMGSVCASFAVECYGTQEYSFKPDEFTERLTGRDGARPSIL is encoded by the coding sequence ATGAACATAATTGTTTCCGGATCGCTTGCCTATGACCGCATCATGTCTTTTCCCGGACATTTTTCCGACCATATACTGCCTGACAAGATACACGTTCTGAACGTCTGCTTTCAGGTAAACGGGATGAAGGAAAAGTATGGCGGCACCGCGGGAAATATTGCCTACTCCCTGGGATTGATGGGTGAAAAGCCGATCATCTCGGCGACGATCGGTCAGGACTATGCGCGCTACTTCGCTTGGCTTGCCCGGAACGGGATATCAACGGAGGCCATAAAAATCATCGAAGAGGAATTCACCGCCGGGGCCTATATCACGACCGACCTTGCCGACAATCAGATTACCGGGTTCAACCCTGGCGCCATGCAGCATCCCGCCGGCATGAATTTTGAGGGCATGAAGGCGGAAGAGACCATTGTTATCGTCTCTCCCGGCAATATGGATGATATGATCAATTACCCAACCGCCTGCAAGCAAAAGGGAATCAGTTACATATTTGATCCCGGGCAATCGCTGCCTGTCTGGGATGCAAACGAACTGCTCCGGGCGATCTCGGGCTGTAAAATACTGATCGTCAACGACTACGAACTGGAGCTTATCGTCAATAAAACAGGGATGAAGCAAAAAGACCTGCTGGAACTGGCCGGCGCGATCATAACCACGTTGGGAGAAGCAGGTTCACGGATATCCACCAAGGAGGGCGATATAAGCATTGCTCCGGCAAAGACGAGAAGGGTTACCGACCCGACCGGGGCCGGCGACTCCTACCGGGGAGGGCTGATCAGCGGGCTTGTCCGGGGACTGGAACTTGAACAGAGCGCGAAAATGGGAAGCGTCTGCGCGTCGTTCGCGGTGGAGTGTTACGGCACTCAGGAATACAGTTTTAAGCCTGATGAATTTACCGAAAGGCTGACCGGACGCGACGGAGCGCGTCCCTCCATTTTATGA
- the tyrS gene encoding tyrosine--tRNA ligase: MRKRVLRSVYDIFRERGFIEQITDEAEIAELLREKSITCYIGFDPTAASLHIGSLVPIMALAHMQRQGHRPIALVGGGTALIGDPSGKTEMRKILSREQINANAEGIKKQLSRYLDFSEGKALLLNNADWLTPLNYIEFLRDIGRHFSVNRMLAAESYRMRLEKGLNFIEFNYMLLQSYDFLHLFKNWDCLMQMGGNDQWGNMVAGIDLIRRMEEKKAYSLTFPLITTSQGHKMGKTEKGTVWLDAALTSPYEYYQFWINTEDADVARFLSLFTFLPREEIDAVQGLADARLNMAKTVLAFEATRITHGEEAATAAWKASAGAFGLKPVEAGLFPASSIPRTAAGLDTDAITSFPKSRAELEAGIPAFELFQEAGLCSSRGEARRLLSQGGGYVGDRQIKAFDEKISLADADAQGEIRLRKGKKHYVIVNAA, translated from the coding sequence ATGAGGAAAAGAGTTTTGAGAAGCGTTTACGACATATTCCGAGAACGGGGTTTTATCGAACAGATCACCGACGAAGCGGAAATAGCGGAGCTCCTTCGGGAGAAATCCATAACCTGTTATATCGGCTTTGATCCGACGGCGGCTTCGCTGCATATCGGTTCGCTCGTCCCGATCATGGCCCTGGCCCACATGCAACGACAAGGTCACCGCCCCATCGCGCTTGTAGGAGGCGGCACCGCGCTGATCGGCGATCCGTCGGGGAAAACCGAGATGCGCAAGATCCTCTCCCGGGAACAGATCAACGCCAATGCGGAGGGCATTAAAAAACAGCTCTCCCGCTATCTGGATTTCAGTGAAGGCAAGGCGCTGCTGCTCAATAACGCCGACTGGTTGACGCCGCTCAACTATATAGAATTTTTGAGAGATATCGGACGGCACTTCAGTGTCAACCGGATGCTCGCCGCCGAGAGCTACCGGATGCGTCTGGAAAAGGGGTTGAATTTCATTGAATTCAACTACATGCTTCTCCAGTCTTACGACTTTCTGCATCTCTTCAAAAACTGGGATTGCCTGATGCAGATGGGGGGAAACGATCAGTGGGGCAATATGGTTGCCGGCATTGACCTTATCCGCCGGATGGAAGAAAAAAAGGCCTACAGCCTCACCTTCCCGCTGATCACCACCTCCCAGGGGCACAAGATGGGAAAAACGGAGAAGGGGACCGTCTGGTTAGATGCTGCTCTTACCTCCCCTTACGAATATTACCAGTTCTGGATCAACACGGAAGATGCCGATGTGGCGCGTTTTCTTTCCCTCTTCACCTTCCTGCCGAGGGAAGAAATTGACGCGGTGCAAGGGCTGGCCGATGCCCGCCTGAACATGGCCAAGACGGTGCTGGCCTTCGAGGCAACAAGGATCACCCATGGCGAGGAGGCAGCGACCGCCGCCTGGAAGGCATCCGCCGGCGCCTTCGGCTTAAAGCCGGTAGAAGCAGGGTTATTCCCCGCAAGCTCCATACCGCGCACAGCCGCAGGACTGGATACCGACGCGATTACGTCATTTCCAAAAAGCCGGGCTGAGCTGGAGGCGGGCATTCCCGCTTTCGAACTTTTTCAGGAAGCAGGCTTGTGTTCCTCGCGCGGAGAGGCCAGACGCCTGCTCTCGCAGGGGGGCGGTTATGTAGGCGACCGGCAGATCAAGGCCTTTGATGAAAAGATTTCCCTGGCCGACGCCGACGCGCAGGGTGAAATAAGGCTGCGCAAGGGAAAGAAGCATTACGTTATCGTGAACGCTGCTTAA
- a CDS encoding TIGR00282 family metallophosphoesterase: MKILFIGDIVGKPGRLAVRELLPEIIEQRGIDFVIANCENAAAGFGVTADIVKELYNANIDVLTSGNHIWDKKEVLGFIDNYETLLRPANYPEGAPGRGSVLAYTEGGVPIGVINLQGRIFMNPLDCPFRTADREIEKLQKAQIIIVDMHAEASSEKIALSWYLDSRVSAVFGTHTHVQTADERILPGGTACITDAGMTGPLDSIIGMQKDAIVQRFLLQIPNKFDVAKNDVRLQGVIVEVSPAGRALEIERLSVPFRMR; the protein is encoded by the coding sequence ATGAAGATACTTTTTATAGGCGATATTGTTGGGAAACCCGGGAGACTCGCCGTCCGCGAACTGCTTCCCGAGATCATCGAGCAGCGTGGGATCGATTTTGTTATTGCCAATTGCGAAAACGCCGCTGCCGGGTTCGGCGTGACGGCTGATATCGTGAAGGAACTCTACAACGCCAATATCGACGTTCTGACCTCCGGAAACCATATCTGGGACAAAAAAGAAGTGCTGGGTTTCATCGATAATTACGAAACCCTGCTGCGCCCGGCCAACTATCCCGAGGGGGCGCCCGGCCGGGGGAGCGTCCTGGCTTATACCGAAGGCGGGGTTCCCATCGGGGTCATCAATCTTCAGGGTCGCATCTTCATGAACCCGCTCGACTGCCCGTTTCGCACCGCTGACCGGGAAATCGAAAAGCTGCAGAAGGCGCAGATCATTATTGTCGATATGCATGCGGAGGCTTCCTCGGAAAAGATCGCCCTGAGCTGGTATCTGGATTCCCGGGTAAGCGCCGTTTTCGGTACGCACACCCATGTGCAGACGGCTGACGAGCGCATTTTGCCCGGAGGAACCGCCTGCATCACCGACGCCGGCATGACCGGCCCCCTCGATTCGATCATCGGCATGCAAAAGGATGCGATCGTGCAGAGATTTTTACTACAGATCCCCAACAAGTTCGATGTCGCCAAAAACGACGTGCGCCTGCAGGGGGTGATTGTGGAAGTATCGCCGGCGGGCAGGGCACTGGAGATAGAGCGCCTGAGCGTGCCTTTCCGGATGCGCTGA
- the rny gene encoding ribonuclease Y codes for MFILSLLAALTAGGIIGFALRQKLAKKKLESSESLSARILNEARKEAETIKKDAILQAKENLLKVKTDFDKDAKERKEELESLERRLRSKEENLERRSDTFAQKESALENRERLSLQKEAQINEKNEKIERLLQEQRVKLEQVAGLTAEEAKNVLVQSMEAEARREAALMIRKIDEEARRTADKAAREVIAYAIQRYSNDYVAENTVSVVNLPNDEMKGRIIGREGRNIRAIEAATGIDLIVDDTPEAVVLSSFDPVRREVARLSLERLITDGRIHPGRIEEIVKKVRSEVDAIIKETGERVCFDVGVHDLHPELVAMIGSLKYRTSYSQNVLEHSIEVAHLTGMMAAELKMNVKEAKRAGLLHDIGKAIDHKVEGSHPAIGADYAKRFGEPARIVQAIAAHHEDPMINTPLGVLIQAADSLSAARPGARREMLENYVKRLEELESIANSFSGVDKCFAIQAGREIRIMVENEKISDSDAVMLCKDIVKRIEAELTYPGQIKVTVIRETRVSELAR; via the coding sequence ATCTTTATACTGTCCCTGCTGGCGGCCCTTACCGCAGGCGGGATAATCGGCTTTGCCCTGCGGCAAAAACTCGCGAAAAAGAAACTGGAATCCTCCGAAAGTCTCTCGGCGAGAATCCTCAACGAGGCAAGAAAAGAAGCGGAGACAATCAAAAAGGACGCCATCCTGCAGGCAAAGGAAAACCTGCTCAAGGTCAAAACCGACTTCGATAAAGACGCAAAAGAAAGAAAGGAAGAGCTGGAATCACTGGAACGCCGGCTCCGGTCGAAGGAAGAGAACCTCGAACGGCGTTCCGATACTTTCGCCCAGAAGGAAAGCGCGTTGGAAAACAGGGAGCGCCTGAGTCTGCAGAAAGAGGCGCAGATTAACGAAAAAAATGAAAAGATTGAGCGCCTGTTGCAGGAGCAGCGGGTAAAGCTGGAGCAGGTCGCCGGCCTTACCGCGGAGGAGGCAAAAAATGTCCTCGTCCAGTCTATGGAAGCCGAGGCGAGGCGCGAAGCGGCGCTGATGATTAGAAAGATAGACGAGGAGGCCCGGCGCACCGCGGATAAAGCGGCCAGGGAAGTAATCGCCTACGCAATCCAGCGCTATTCGAATGATTATGTTGCGGAAAATACCGTTTCCGTTGTCAATTTGCCGAATGACGAGATGAAGGGGCGCATCATTGGTCGCGAAGGCCGGAATATCCGGGCCATTGAAGCGGCAACCGGGATAGATCTGATTGTTGACGATACCCCGGAGGCGGTCGTTCTGTCCAGTTTTGACCCAGTCCGGCGGGAAGTGGCGCGTCTTTCGCTGGAGCGCCTGATAACGGATGGGCGCATTCATCCCGGGCGGATAGAGGAAATTGTCAAAAAGGTCCGGTCGGAGGTGGACGCGATCATCAAGGAGACTGGAGAGCGGGTCTGCTTCGATGTCGGCGTGCACGATCTGCATCCGGAACTGGTGGCGATGATCGGCAGTCTCAAATATCGGACGAGTTATTCGCAGAATGTTCTCGAACACTCGATAGAAGTGGCTCACCTGACCGGCATGATGGCGGCCGAGCTCAAGATGAACGTGAAGGAGGCCAAACGGGCAGGTCTGCTGCACGATATCGGCAAGGCGATTGACCATAAAGTGGAGGGTTCCCATCCCGCAATCGGCGCCGATTACGCGAAGCGTTTCGGCGAGCCGGCGCGGATTGTCCAGGCAATCGCCGCCCACCATGAAGATCCGATGATCAATACCCCGCTCGGTGTCCTGATTCAGGCCGCGGACAGCCTGTCGGCGGCGCGGCCCGGGGCGCGCCGGGAGATGCTGGAAAACTACGTCAAGCGTCTCGAAGAGCTCGAAAGCATTGCCAATTCCTTCAGCGGCGTGGACAAATGCTTTGCAATTCAAGCGGGCCGGGAGATCCGCATCATGGTCGAAAACGAGAAGATTTCCGACAGCGATGCGGTCATGCTCTGCAAGGACATCGTCAAACGAATCGAAGCGGAATTGACGTATCCCGGCCAGATCAAGGTGACCGTCATCCGGGAAACGCGCGTTTCCGAACTCGCGCGATAG
- a CDS encoding cell division protein ZapA, whose product MVNKRFEFNILGQQLSVVSDSGDEHVANVIRYVGSKVEEVQKSAGSNTLTVAILAALNIADEYLQIAEKNEHIYENLESKAEQLIRSINETR is encoded by the coding sequence ATGGTGAACAAGCGCTTTGAATTTAATATCCTGGGGCAGCAACTGTCGGTAGTAAGCGATTCGGGGGATGAGCATGTAGCCAATGTTATACGGTATGTCGGCAGCAAGGTTGAAGAAGTGCAGAAATCAGCCGGTAGCAATACCCTTACTGTCGCCATTCTGGCCGCTTTGAATATTGCGGATGAGTATTTGCAGATTGCTGAAAAAAATGAGCATATTTACGAAAATTTGGAGAGTAAAGCCGAACAGTTGATACGTTCGATAAATGAAACAAGATAA
- the zapB gene encoding cell division protein ZapB, producing MEFQKFSELESKISGLLGDYALLKKRNLELEEELQNKTSELEEANSKLEGLKEDKDAVRSKVDSLLDLLQEIKAP from the coding sequence GTGGAATTTCAGAAATTTTCCGAGCTGGAAAGCAAGATAAGCGGTCTGTTGGGTGATTATGCCCTGCTGAAGAAGAGAAATCTCGAGTTGGAGGAAGAACTTCAAAATAAAACCAGTGAGTTGGAAGAGGCTAATTCGAAATTGGAGGGGTTAAAGGAAGACAAGGATGCCGTGCGCTCAAAGGTGGATTCGCTCCTTGACTTGCTTCAGGAAATAAAGGCGCCCTGA
- the dusB gene encoding tRNA dihydrouridine synthase DusB, with product MKIGHLQLKSNVFLAPLAGITDLPFRTIVRSFGCDLAYTEMISAVGLVRQTGKTLRYLASSPLDRPLGVQLFGNDPEVIAEAARIAEQHGADLIDFNMGCPVKKVTKAGAGSALMKEPQLAAAIMQAVRKATVLPFTVKIRSGWSGRQVNALEIGKIAEDAGCEAVTLHPRTADQGYSGHADWDLIAALKGHIGIPVIGSGDIRKPRDAARMFQETGCDGAMIGRGALGNPWVIAETLAFLAGNTFSAPTPAEREEIIIRHLALVSDFYGEQTGVRDFRKHLLWYTKGLAGGARFREAAGKINNREAAITALHNYFLAIESDK from the coding sequence TTGAAAATCGGACATTTACAACTGAAAAGCAATGTTTTTCTGGCCCCGCTGGCGGGGATCACGGATCTGCCTTTCCGCACCATTGTGCGTTCGTTCGGCTGCGACCTCGCCTATACCGAGATGATAAGCGCGGTCGGACTGGTCAGGCAAACGGGCAAGACACTGCGGTATCTCGCTTCCAGCCCCCTTGACCGTCCACTCGGGGTGCAGCTTTTCGGAAATGACCCGGAGGTCATCGCCGAAGCGGCAAGAATCGCCGAACAGCACGGGGCCGATTTAATAGATTTTAATATGGGATGTCCGGTAAAAAAGGTGACCAAAGCCGGCGCCGGCTCAGCGCTGATGAAGGAGCCCCAACTCGCAGCGGCGATTATGCAGGCGGTGAGAAAGGCGACGGTCCTGCCCTTTACGGTAAAAATTCGTTCCGGATGGAGCGGCCGGCAGGTAAACGCCCTGGAGATCGGCAAAATCGCCGAGGATGCCGGGTGCGAGGCCGTTACCCTCCACCCCCGCACCGCCGACCAGGGTTACAGCGGTCACGCGGACTGGGATTTGATTGCAGCCTTGAAAGGGCACATCGGGATTCCCGTTATCGGCAGCGGGGATATCCGCAAACCCCGGGATGCCGCAAGGATGTTTCAGGAAACGGGATGCGACGGCGCCATGATCGGCAGGGGAGCTTTGGGAAACCCCTGGGTTATTGCCGAGACCTTGGCTTTTCTCGCAGGAAATACGTTTTCGGCGCCCACCCCTGCAGAAAGAGAGGAGATAATTATCCGCCATCTGGCTCTGGTCTCTGATTTCTATGGAGAACAGACCGGAGTCCGAGACTTTCGCAAGCACCTGCTGTGGTACACAAAAGGACTTGCAGGGGGCGCCCGGTTTCGGGAGGCGGCCGGGAAGATAAATAACCGGGAAGCGGCAATAACGGCCCTGCACAACTACTTTTTGGCGATTGAAAGCGACAAATGA
- a CDS encoding NTP transferase domain-containing protein has protein sequence MSDKGTGFSTIILAAGKGTRMKAEIAKVLHPLGGVPLLSWPIKAAREAGSSRIVVVIGHQAERIRALFQESDLLFVEQRELLGTGHAVLQAREAFQGQSAEVVILCGDVPLIRPSTIRALYEKRRGDRAVVTVLTTVVAEPTGYGRVIKTGDGQVARIVEEKDATAEEKLVREINTGIYCVESPFLFTAVASLGDKNAQREYYLTDIIEIACKNGLLATSLLVSDPAEVAGINTPEDLQQAALVLANLP, from the coding sequence ATGAGCGACAAAGGAACGGGATTTTCGACCATTATTCTCGCGGCCGGCAAGGGTACGCGGATGAAAGCGGAGATTGCCAAGGTATTGCACCCCCTCGGCGGCGTTCCGCTGCTTTCCTGGCCGATCAAGGCGGCGCGGGAAGCCGGCTCCAGTCGAATCGTTGTGGTGATAGGCCATCAGGCGGAGCGGATTCGTGCGCTGTTTCAGGAGTCGGATTTGCTTTTCGTGGAACAACGGGAGCTCCTGGGAACAGGACATGCCGTGCTTCAGGCCCGGGAGGCGTTTCAGGGGCAAAGTGCAGAGGTTGTCATCCTGTGCGGCGATGTCCCGCTCATCAGGCCTTCCACCATCAGGGCCCTTTACGAGAAGCGCAGAGGCGACCGGGCAGTGGTCACAGTGCTCACGACGGTTGTTGCTGAGCCGACCGGCTATGGCCGGGTGATAAAAACGGGTGATGGCCAGGTGGCCAGAATCGTTGAGGAGAAGGACGCGACCGCCGAGGAAAAGCTCGTCCGTGAGATAAACACAGGCATCTACTGCGTCGAGAGTCCCTTCCTTTTTACCGCCGTGGCCAGCCTCGGCGACAAAAACGCGCAACGGGAGTATTACCTCACCGATATAATTGAAATTGCCTGCAAAAATGGCCTGTTGGCCACATCTTTGCTGGTTTCTGATCCGGCGGAAGTCGCAGGGATCAACACCCCGGAGGACCTGCAGCAGGCGGCTCTCGTCCTTGCCAATCTCCCCTGA